From Juglans regia cultivar Chandler chromosome 8, Walnut 2.0, whole genome shotgun sequence, the proteins below share one genomic window:
- the LOC109022246 gene encoding RING-H2 finger protein ATL80-like, translated as MTRSLRFLGEASSPTTTATDSGEPVTVDSDFVVILAALLCALICVLGLVAVARCAWLRRLSTSRPITAATMSSSTAPQPPPATASLANKGLKKKILKSLPKLTFTTESAAKFSSSECAICLSEFTHGDEILVLPQCSHAFHVACIETWLGSHSSCPSCRQILVVARCQKCGGPQAEARYKEQVDDGNRFLP; from the coding sequence aTGACTCGTTCGTTGAGATTTCTGGGCGAGGCGAGCTCGCCGACCACCACTGCGACAGATTCGGGCGAACCGGTGACCGTCGATTCGGACTTCGTGGTGATCCTCGCGGCCCTCCTCTGCGCCCTCATCTGCGTGCTCGGCCTCGTCGCCGTCGCTCGCTGCGCCTGGCTCCGCCGCCTCTCCACCTCCCGACCCATCACCGCCGCCACCATGTCATCCTCGACGGCACCGCAGCCTCCACCTGCGACTGCTTCTTTGGCCAACAAAGGACTGAAAAAGAAGATCCTCAAGTCCCTCCCGAAGCTCACCTTCACTACCGAGTCTGCCGCCAAATTCTCCTCCTCCGAGTGCGCCATATGCCTGTCCGAATTCACCCATGGCGACGAGATCCTCGTGCTGCCTCAGTGCAGCCACGCCTTCCACGTGGCCTGCATCGAGACGTGGCTCGGATCCCACTCCTCCTGCCCCTCCTGCCGTCAGATCCTGGTGGTCGCCAGATGTCAGAAGTGCGGTGGACCTCAAGCCGAGGCCAGATACAAGGAGCAAGTAGACGA